A genome region from Euphorbia lathyris chromosome 4, ddEupLath1.1, whole genome shotgun sequence includes the following:
- the LOC136226529 gene encoding UDP-glycosyltransferase 79B6-like, translating into MKSSSDLHIAMYPWLAFGHFIPYLHLSNKLAERGHRISFLLPKRVEPKLAKLNRFPNLIHFFPLTIPHGEGLPPGVETLSDIPISLQSHLCTAFDQTRDQVQAILATIMPDFVLFDFAFWVPSIGRELGFKSIRYSIVCAALLSLVIVPCKEMIIGTVKYVEKVRAEFSIKPVADQFGSGVSFYERLHTGAKESDALAIRTCYEIEARFADHIAQHLAKPVLLTGPLLLKKAEAPLDEKCEKWLNKFQPGSVVFCAFGSQNILQKNQFQELLLGFELCGMPFLAALSQPSDCLTMEEAMPDGFEERVQERGLVYGGWVPQEQILNHPSVGCFVSHGGSSSMWEAMASNCQIVLVPPKFDHVVHAMLMVEELKVAVEVKRQENGWISKASLSNAIESAMSADSEVAMAMKRNHARWRKFLLDKDMQETYVDTFVKNLHDLLQKN; encoded by the coding sequence ATGAAGAGCAGCTCAGATCTTCACATAGCTATGTATCCATGGCTTGCATTTGGGCATTTCATACCCTATCTTCACCTCTCTAATAAACTTGCTGAAAGAGGTCACAGAATCTCTTTCTTATTACCTAAAAGAGTTGAGCCAAAACTAGCCAAACTCAACAGATTCCCAAACCTCATTCACTTCTTTCCTCTCACCATTCCTCATGGTGAAGGCCTTCCTCCTGGTGTTGAAACTCTATCTGACATACCCATTTCACTCCAGAGCCACCTCTGCACAGCCTTTGATCAAACAAGAGACCAAGTTCAAGCCATTTTAGCCACAATCATGCCTGATTTCGTGCTTTTCGATTTCGCTTTCTGGGTTCCTTCTATAGGTAGAGAGTTAGGCTTTAAGTCTATTAGGTACAGCATTGTATGTGCAGCTTTGCTATCTCTAGTCATAGTACCTTGTAAGGAAATGATCATTGGAACCGTGAAATACGTAGAGAAGGTCCGGGCGGAGTTTTCTATCAAACCCGTTGCTGATCAGTTCGGCAGTGGGGTGTCTTTTTATGAGAGATTACACACCGGTGCAAAGGAGAGTGATGCGTTAGCAATTAGGACTTGCTACGAAATTGAAGCTCGTTTCGCTGATCATATTGCACAACATCTTGCAAAGCCAGTACTCCTAACAGGGCCTCTCTTGCTGAAAAAAGCTGAAGCACCCCTCGACGAGAAATGCGAAAAATGGCTCAACAAGTTTCAACCAGGTTCTGTGGTGTTCTGTGCATTTGGGAGCCAAAACATACTACAAAAGAATCAGTTCCAAGAGCTACTTCTCGGGTTTGAGTTATGTGGGATGCCGTTTCTTGCTGCCTTATCTCAACCAAGTGATTGCTTAACTATGGAAGAAGCAATGCCTGATGGGTTTGAAGAAAGGGTTCAAGAAAGAGGTTTGGTATATGGAGGATGGGTTCCACAGGAGCAGATACTGAACCATCCGTCTGTTGGGTGCTTTGTTAGCCACGGTGGCTCGAGTTCTATGTGGGAAGCTATGGCGAGCAATTGCCAGATAGTTCTTGTTCCGCCGAAGTTTGATCATGTTGTGCACGCTATGCTAATGGTGGAAGAATTGAAAGTTGCAGTTGAAGTGAAGAGGCAAGAAAACGGGTGGATTTCGAAGGCGAGTTTGAGCAATGCTATCGAATCTGCTATGAGCGCGGATAGTGAAGTGGCTATGGCGATGAAGAGGAATCATGCTAGGTGGAGAAAGTTTCTACTGGATAAAGATATGCAAGAAACATATGTTGATACTTTTGTTAAGAACTTGCATGATTTATTGCAGAAAAATTGA
- the LOC136226449 gene encoding ADP-ribosylation factor 2-like, with product MGTIITRLATRFLGKSRVRILMVGLDSSGKTTLLYKLKLGDMVTTIPTIGFNVETVEFRNINLSIWDVGGQHKIRPLWKHYFKNVDGVIFVVDSNDRERITEARNELHRILGDRELKDAKLLVLANKQDTPNSMRVDEVADKLGLHALSQRCWYIQSSSALLGHGLYEGLNWLSNSVTNKAII from the exons ATGGGCACGATCATAACCCGGCTGGCGACGAGGTTTCTGGGGAAGAGTAGAGTTAGGATATTGATGGTTGGTCTTGATTCATCTGGGAAAACTACCCTTTTATACAAACTTAAGCTTGGAGACATGGTTACAACCATTCCAACCATTG GTTTTAATGTGGAGACTGTGGAGTTCAGGAACATAAACTTGAGCATATGGGATGTGGGAGGTCAACATAAG ATTAGGCCTCTATGGAAACATTACTTTAAGAACGTGGATGGAGTTATCTTTGTTGTGGATAGCAATGACAGGGAAAGAATAACAGAAGCTAGGAACGAGCTTCATCGGATTTTAGGTGAT AGAGAATTGAAGGATGCAAAATTGTTAGTTCTTGCTAATAAGCAGGATACTCCAAACTCTATGCGTGTTGACGAGGTTGCTGATAAACTTGGACTACATGCCCTTTCCCAACGATGCTG GTATATTCAGAGTTCATCTGCCTTGCTTGGACATGGACTCTATGAAGGTCTAAATTGGCTATCAAATAGTGTCACCAACAAGGCAATAATATAA
- the LOC136226450 gene encoding stress enhanced protein 1, chloroplastic produces MAIAQVSASLSLSIRDVCVIASPKTHVFAPLSTSSFAPIRSTFASGSGSPLLISRTSHQMKASSKARMVSIRSEQSSQGGNSLDVWLGRFAMTGFAVAITVEVVTGKGILENFGLITPLPTVALGVTGLVGVLTAIFIFQSASKN; encoded by the exons ATGGCAATAGCTCAGGTCTCTGCTTCTCTTTCCCTCTCAATCCGCG ATGTTTGTGTTATTGCCTCACCGAAAACCCATGTCTTTGCGCCATTATCCACATCGAGTTTTGCCCCAATTCGATCAACCTTCGCCTCTGGCTCTGGCTCTCCTCTCT TAATATCAAGAACATCTCATCAGATGAAGGCTTCAAGCAAAGCtagaatggtttcaatcagaagTGAGCAAAGTAGCCAAGGAGGCAACAGTTTAGATGTATGGCTCGGACGGTTTGCGATGACTGGTTTTGCAGTAGCCATTACTGTTGAAGTAGTAACAGGAAAAGGAATTCTAGAG AATTTTGGGCTAATAACCCCTTTGCCTACTGTGGCTTTGGGAGTAACCGGATTGGTAGGTGTTCTGACTGCAATTTTCATCTTCCAATCTGCCTCTAAGAACTGA